One part of the Populus alba chromosome 18, ASM523922v2, whole genome shotgun sequence genome encodes these proteins:
- the LOC118046021 gene encoding uncharacterized protein — MACLHDHSCEDHDCSSNWSLYKHIDLPKVSALNEAVPGSAKSVFKAWEHRLDSSAGHLESNEGDPELLVYIPFTSDVKIKSISIVGGADGTSPSRMRAFINRDGIDFSDAQSMQAVQEWDLVENLNGVLEFQTRYAKFQSVASITLHFPDNFGGDTSQIHYIGFKGEATQLKRDVVATIVYELMPNPSDHKTKAESGGGYSQVE; from the exons ATGGCTTGTTTACACGATCATAGCTGTGAAGATCACGATTGCTCCTCTAACTGGTCTCTCTACAAACACATAGACCTCCCTAAG GTATCAGCTTTAAACGAGGCAGTTCCAGGAAGTGCTAAATCAGTTTTTAAAGCTTGGGAGCACCGTCTCGATTCTTCTGCG GGGCATTTGGAAAGCAACGAGGGTGATCCGGAGTTACTTGTTTACATTCC ATTCACATCGGATGTTAAGATCAAGAGCATTTCAATTGTTGGAGGTGCTGATGGAACAAGTCCTTCTAGGATGAGAGC gttTATCAATCGAGATGGCATTGACTTCTCAGATGCTCAAAGTATGCAAGCTGTTCAG GAGTGGGATTTGGTTGAAAATTTGAATGGAGTACTTGAGTTTCAGACAAG ATACGCCAAATTTCAAAGTGTGGCAAGCATCACATTGCATTTCCCTGATAATTTTGGTGGCGATACAAGTCAGATACACTATATTGGCTTCAAAGGTGAAGCCACCCAG TTGAAGAGGGATGTTGTTGCCACCATTGTTTATGAACTTATGCCCAACCCTTCTGACCACAA GACAAAGGCTGAAAGTGGTGGAGGTTATTCACAGGTGGAATGA